A single window of Fischerella sp. PCC 9605 DNA harbors:
- a CDS encoding FAD-dependent oxidoreductase produces MKRKHLVAFPQTSFINLTLISSFIAPYSVIAATPRTPDKTVNCDILVVGGGLSGAATAYEGLLAGKTVCLTEITDWLGGQISSQGTSALDERPTQRAKLYYSRGYLDLRKRIERKYGKLNPGDCWVSDSCFMPRDGHEILSSMLKDAAKQGKGKLQWFPNTVIKDLNISADGKIINNAIAIQHRPAPNAPPLNTFPLSQTIKDTYTYQNSSRFTKTIIRFAPKRAKKGNAPNWYVMDTTETGEIIGLADVPYRLGIDARSYLEPSSSSATNDPYCTQGFTYTFAMEATREPKQHTMPPFYQQYSPYYSYELSRLASFPLVFTYRRIKSPRQGETMKFGGITFTAPTPGDISMQNWTWGNDYRPGTAKDNLIYTRQQLQATGQLKSDGWMGGLRIEALRKAEEHALGYFYWLVAGTTDSQLGKAVKQPQSNNRFLAGLNSPMGTAHGLSKYPYMREGRRIIGRPSWGAPGGFSIWEIDISRRNYDDEYYRQALPPAEYRRLKAALSGLEALSVLTGQKRPENVARRTRSTVFPDAIGIGHYAIDFHPCMTKSPPEAPGNTERAGERRGAGQAYPFQIALRAMIPQKIDNLLVGGKSIATSHIAAAAYRVHSFEWSAGAAAGTTAAFALKNNIAPYQLVDELPKIEPQLIALQRLLKENGNPTAFPDTSIFNQNWEDWK; encoded by the coding sequence ATGAAGCGCAAACACTTAGTAGCCTTTCCTCAAACATCTTTTATCAATCTCACTCTCATTTCTAGTTTTATTGCACCTTACTCTGTTATTGCCGCAACACCCAGAACCCCTGACAAAACGGTAAACTGTGACATTCTTGTGGTTGGTGGCGGACTTTCTGGTGCTGCTACCGCCTACGAGGGGTTACTGGCAGGTAAAACAGTTTGCTTGACAGAAATTACTGACTGGTTAGGAGGACAAATTTCTTCTCAGGGAACTTCTGCACTTGATGAACGACCAACCCAGCGTGCCAAGTTATATTACTCTCGCGGTTACTTGGATTTGCGAAAGCGGATTGAACGCAAGTACGGCAAACTCAATCCTGGTGACTGTTGGGTAAGCGATTCCTGTTTTATGCCCCGCGATGGTCATGAAATTTTGAGTTCTATGCTCAAAGATGCGGCAAAACAGGGTAAGGGCAAACTGCAATGGTTTCCGAATACGGTAATTAAGGACTTAAATATTAGTGCGGATGGGAAAATAATTAATAATGCGATCGCCATCCAACATCGGCCAGCCCCCAACGCACCACCGTTAAACACGTTTCCCTTATCTCAAACCATTAAAGACACCTATACTTACCAAAACTCGTCTCGCTTTACCAAAACCATTATTCGCTTTGCTCCCAAGCGAGCAAAAAAAGGTAATGCTCCTAACTGGTATGTTATGGATACCACCGAAACCGGAGAAATTATCGGTCTTGCTGATGTCCCCTATCGCTTGGGCATAGACGCTCGTTCTTATTTAGAGCCTTCTTCCTCTAGTGCTACTAACGATCCCTATTGCACTCAAGGCTTTACTTACACATTTGCAATGGAGGCTACTCGCGAACCTAAGCAGCATACAATGCCCCCATTCTATCAACAGTATTCACCCTATTACAGCTATGAATTATCACGATTGGCAAGCTTTCCTTTAGTATTCACCTACCGCCGCATCAAGAGTCCCCGCCAAGGAGAAACAATGAAATTTGGCGGTATAACTTTTACAGCTCCTACCCCAGGCGACATTTCCATGCAAAACTGGACTTGGGGTAATGACTATCGCCCCGGAACCGCCAAGGATAACCTCATTTATACTCGCCAACAACTCCAAGCTACCGGGCAGTTGAAATCAGATGGTTGGATGGGTGGATTGCGGATAGAAGCTTTGCGTAAAGCCGAGGAACACGCATTAGGTTATTTTTACTGGTTAGTAGCAGGTACTACAGATTCCCAACTAGGGAAGGCTGTCAAGCAGCCGCAATCGAATAATCGCTTTCTTGCTGGGCTGAATTCACCGATGGGGACAGCACATGGCTTGTCAAAATATCCGTATATGCGCGAAGGGCGACGTATCATTGGACGTCCTAGTTGGGGAGCACCTGGTGGCTTTAGTATTTGGGAAATTGATATTTCTCGCCGCAACTACGATGATGAATATTACCGCCAGGCACTTCCACCTGCTGAGTATCGCCGCTTAAAAGCAGCATTGTCTGGTTTAGAAGCTTTATCGGTGCTTACTGGACAAAAGCGCCCAGAAAACGTTGCTAGGCGAACTCGTTCTACTGTCTTCCCCGATGCGATAGGTATTGGTCACTATGCAATTGACTTCCATCCTTGCATGACCAAAAGCCCACCAGAAGCACCCGGAAATACGGAACGTGCAGGTGAAAGACGTGGTGCAGGACAAGCTTACCCCTTCCAAATAGCCCTGCGGGCGATGATTCCCCAAAAAATTGATAACTTGCTAGTCGGAGGTAAAAGTATTGCGACGAGCCACATTGCAGCGGCAGCGTATAGAGTACACTCTTTTGAATGGTCTGCTGGTGCTGCGGCGGGGACCACGGCTGCTTTTGCCTTGAAAAATAATATCGCTCCCTACCAATTAGTGGATGAATTACCAAAGATTGAACCGCAACTTATTGCCCTGCAAAGGTTGTTAAAAGAAAACGGCAACCCCACTGCTTTCCCAGATACCTCGATTTTTAATCAAAATTGGGAAGATTGGAAGTAG
- the hemW gene encoding radical SAM family heme chaperone HemW gives MVQKYIVSIIPSAAYIHVPFCRRRCFYCDFPIAVLGDRLRGETSGTVSKYVEMLCKEIAIALDFGQPLETIFFGGGTPSLLSVQQLQRILTALKQKFDISPSAEISMEIDPGTFDLAHIQGYRSAGINRVSLGVQAFHADLLQVCGRSHTVADIFAAVGLIHQVGVPEFSIDLISGLPHQTLDRWQENLEKAVAIAPTHISIYDLTIEPGTAFGRYYKPGAAPLPTDEMTVQMYRIAQQILTGAGYEHYEISNYAKPGHQCRHNRVYWENHPYYGFGMGAASYVEGKRFTRPRKTKEYYQWVETGCVIDCEVTSPDEILLETLMLGLRLAEGVSLGVLAEQFGEEKVEEIRKCCDLYFEKGWMEVVGERLRLTDPDGFLFSNVVLAKLFAELGSN, from the coding sequence ATGGTACAAAAATATATAGTTTCAATAATTCCCAGTGCTGCTTATATACATGTTCCCTTTTGCAGGCGTCGATGTTTTTACTGTGATTTTCCCATTGCGGTTTTGGGCGATCGCTTGCGCGGTGAAACATCTGGCACTGTCTCTAAATACGTAGAAATGCTATGTAAAGAAATTGCGATAGCGCTTGATTTTGGTCAGCCTTTGGAGACTATTTTTTTTGGTGGTGGTACTCCTTCTCTTCTATCTGTGCAGCAGTTACAACGTATATTGACAGCTTTAAAACAAAAATTTGATATTTCTCCTAGTGCAGAAATTTCTATGGAAATAGATCCAGGTACGTTCGATTTAGCACACATCCAAGGTTATCGCAGCGCCGGGATCAACCGTGTTAGTTTGGGTGTACAGGCGTTTCATGCAGATTTATTGCAAGTTTGTGGGCGATCGCACACCGTTGCTGATATTTTTGCAGCAGTAGGCTTAATTCATCAAGTCGGGGTTCCCGAATTCAGCATAGACTTAATATCGGGATTGCCGCATCAAACTTTAGACAGGTGGCAGGAGAATTTAGAAAAAGCAGTTGCGATCGCACCGACACATATATCTATATACGATCTAACTATCGAGCCTGGGACTGCCTTTGGTCGTTATTATAAACCTGGTGCTGCTCCTCTACCAACCGATGAAATGACGGTGCAAATGTACCGGATAGCACAGCAAATCTTAACTGGTGCAGGCTACGAGCATTATGAAATTTCCAACTATGCTAAACCCGGACACCAATGTCGGCATAATCGAGTTTATTGGGAAAATCACCCCTATTATGGCTTTGGCATGGGTGCAGCGAGTTATGTAGAAGGGAAGCGGTTTACTCGTCCGCGTAAAACAAAGGAATATTATCAATGGGTGGAAACTGGGTGTGTGATTGATTGTGAAGTGACATCACCAGATGAAATTTTGTTAGAAACCTTAATGTTGGGGTTGCGTTTGGCAGAAGGTGTGAGTTTGGGAGTGTTGGCAGAACAGTTTGGGGAAGAGAAGGTAGAAGAGATTAGGAAGTGTTGCGATTTGTACTTTGAGAAAGGCTGGATGGAAGTTGTGGGAGAAAGGTTGCGCTTAACCGATCCCGATGGGTTTTTGTTTTCTAATGTGGTTTTGGCAAAGTTGTTTGCTGAGTTGGGATCGAATTAG
- a CDS encoding PIN/TRAM domain-containing protein, translated as MLDAIIIFSFIFAAAGVGFYSIDLLPSGALDRVTNLEALRLVVAAFAAIIGGAVGLRFQTEYRRLEAQVREMPFEVILTRAIGLVIGLLVANLMLAPVFLLPIPVDFSFIKPLVAVVGSIVLAYTGMNLADTHGRGLLRLINPNTVETMVVEGTLKPASTKVLDTSCIIDGRIETLLETGFLEGQLLVPQFVLQELQQVADASKDQKRVRGRRGLEILNRIKTMYPDRILINPVDYDDITTVDAKLVRFAQEINGTLLTNDYNLSKVASVQKVPVLNVNDLVNAVRPTYLPGDNIDLKILKEGKEPSQGIGYLDDGTMVVVEEGSSYVGGELRVVVTSALQTTAGRMIFAKPQASALA; from the coding sequence ATGCTTGATGCAATTATCATTTTCTCATTCATATTCGCAGCAGCAGGTGTAGGGTTCTACAGTATCGATTTGCTACCAAGTGGGGCACTAGATCGGGTGACGAACTTAGAGGCTTTGCGCTTAGTTGTTGCCGCTTTTGCTGCTATTATTGGGGGCGCAGTCGGACTGAGATTCCAGACCGAATATCGGCGTCTAGAGGCGCAAGTCCGGGAAATGCCCTTTGAAGTCATCTTGACTCGGGCGATCGGTTTAGTAATCGGGTTGCTGGTGGCTAACTTGATGTTAGCACCAGTGTTCTTGCTGCCAATTCCTGTTGACTTTAGCTTTATCAAACCACTGGTAGCAGTTGTTGGTAGCATTGTGCTGGCATACACCGGCATGAATCTAGCAGACACCCACGGACGCGGATTGTTGCGTTTAATTAATCCCAACACCGTGGAAACAATGGTAGTAGAAGGAACACTTAAACCAGCTAGCACAAAAGTTTTAGACACTAGTTGTATTATCGATGGTCGCATCGAAACACTACTAGAAACTGGCTTTTTAGAAGGACAGCTTCTGGTACCGCAATTTGTTTTGCAAGAATTGCAACAGGTTGCAGATGCCAGCAAAGACCAAAAGCGGGTGCGGGGAAGACGCGGACTAGAGATTCTCAACCGGATCAAAACAATGTACCCCGATCGCATTTTGATCAACCCAGTGGACTACGACGATATCACTACCGTAGATGCGAAGTTAGTACGGTTTGCCCAAGAAATCAACGGCACACTACTAACCAATGACTACAACCTATCCAAAGTTGCTAGCGTTCAGAAAGTGCCTGTTCTGAATGTTAACGATTTAGTAAACGCTGTACGTCCCACCTACTTACCAGGCGATAACATTGACCTGAAGATTCTCAAAGAAGGTAAAGAACCCAGTCAGGGAATTGGCTATTTAGACGACGGCACAATGGTTGTTGTTGAGGAAGGTAGTAGTTATGTGGGTGGTGAATTGCGGGTAGTCGTTACCAGTGCTTTGCAAACTACTGCTGGAAGGATGATTTTTGCCAAACCGCAAGCTTCGGCATTGGCATGA
- the clpS gene encoding ATP-dependent Clp protease adapter ClpS → MITRLSAAVYGMATAPTVAPERSSQVTRKSYPNYKVIVLNDDFNTFQHVAECLMKYIPGMTSDRAWELTNQVHYEGQAIVWIGPQEPAELYHQQLRRAGLTMAPLEAA, encoded by the coding sequence ATGATTACAAGACTTTCAGCAGCTGTTTACGGGATGGCAACGGCACCAACTGTAGCTCCTGAACGGTCTAGTCAAGTTACCCGCAAGAGCTACCCGAATTATAAAGTCATTGTTTTGAACGATGATTTTAATACTTTTCAGCATGTCGCTGAGTGCTTGATGAAATATATTCCGGGGATGACTAGCGATCGCGCTTGGGAACTTACTAACCAGGTACACTACGAGGGTCAAGCCATTGTTTGGATTGGGCCCCAAGAACCAGCTGAACTTTATCACCAGCAGTTGCGTCGAGCTGGTTTAACAATGGCTCCTCTGGAAGCAGCGTAA
- the glgB gene encoding 1,4-alpha-glucan branching enzyme codes for MTTIAPEQVNRIVWNQHQDPFEVLGSHLIEENGTKTVWAVRAYLPNASAAWVILPEERKEYPMQTAHHPHFFECAIETKELANYQLRIKEGEHERVIYDPYAFRSPRLTDFDLHLFAEGNHHRIYEKLGAHLTEVDGVKGVYFAVWAPNARNVSIIGDFNQWDGRKHQMRKGQTGVWELFIPELGVGEHYKYEIKNIEGHIYEKSDPYGFQQEPRPKTASIVTDLDNYQWNDQDWMEVRRHTDPLTQPVSVYEVHLGSWLHASSAEPPKLPNGEIEPVVPVSELNPGARFLTYRELADRLIPYVKDLGYTHIELLPIAEHPFDGSWGYQVTGYYAPTSRYGRPEDFMYFVDQCHKNGIGVIVDWVPGHFPKDGHGLAFFDGTHLYEHADPRKGEHKEWGTLVFNYSRNEVRNFLVANALFWFDKYHIDGIRVDAVASMLYLDYCRKEGEWLPNQYGGRENLEAADFLRQVNHIIFSYFPGIVSIAEESTSWPMVSWPTYTGGLGFNLKWNMGWMHDMLDYFSMDPWFRQFHQNNVTFSMWYHHSENFMLALSHDEVVHGKSNIIGKMPGDRWQKFANVRCLFSYMFAHPGKKTMFMSMEFGQWSEWNVWGDLEWHLLQHEPHQQLKEFFKDLNHLYRNEPALYTLDFAQEGFEWIDCSDNRHSVVSFIRRDKDSEDFVIIVCNFTPQPHSHYRIGVPEPGFYTELFNSDARQYGGSNMGNLGGKWTDNWSMHNRSYSLDLCLPPLGVLILKLDRKKTAEVMES; via the coding sequence ATGACCACGATCGCCCCTGAACAGGTAAACCGCATTGTTTGGAATCAGCATCAAGATCCGTTTGAAGTACTGGGTTCCCATCTCATAGAAGAAAATGGCACCAAAACCGTCTGGGCTGTGCGAGCGTACCTACCCAATGCCAGTGCAGCGTGGGTTATCCTTCCAGAGGAAAGGAAAGAATACCCAATGCAAACCGCGCATCATCCCCACTTTTTTGAATGCGCGATTGAAACAAAAGAATTAGCAAACTACCAGTTAAGAATTAAAGAAGGGGAACACGAGCGAGTCATCTACGATCCTTATGCTTTCCGTTCGCCCCGCCTGACCGACTTTGATCTGCACCTGTTTGCTGAAGGTAATCACCACCGGATTTACGAAAAACTGGGAGCGCACCTCACCGAAGTAGACGGCGTCAAAGGCGTGTATTTTGCTGTTTGGGCACCCAATGCCCGCAATGTCTCCATCATAGGCGATTTCAACCAGTGGGATGGACGCAAACACCAAATGCGTAAAGGTCAAACTGGAGTTTGGGAATTGTTTATTCCCGAACTTGGGGTAGGAGAACATTACAAATACGAAATAAAAAATATAGAAGGCCACATATACGAAAAATCCGATCCCTACGGTTTCCAACAAGAACCCCGTCCCAAAACAGCATCGATTGTCACTGATTTAGATAACTATCAGTGGAACGACCAAGACTGGATGGAAGTGCGGCGTCACACCGATCCCCTAACTCAGCCTGTTTCAGTTTACGAAGTACATTTAGGCTCTTGGTTACACGCCTCTAGTGCCGAACCACCCAAACTCCCTAATGGGGAAATTGAACCTGTAGTTCCTGTTTCTGAACTCAATCCCGGCGCACGCTTCCTCACCTACCGGGAATTGGCAGACCGACTGATCCCTTATGTTAAAGATTTGGGATACACTCACATTGAATTATTGCCCATCGCCGAACATCCCTTTGATGGTTCCTGGGGTTATCAAGTCACCGGGTACTACGCCCCTACTTCCCGTTATGGCAGACCTGAAGATTTCATGTATTTTGTTGACCAATGCCATAAAAACGGAATTGGCGTAATTGTGGATTGGGTTCCCGGTCACTTCCCCAAAGATGGTCATGGTTTAGCTTTCTTCGATGGCACTCACCTTTACGAACATGCCGATCCCCGCAAAGGCGAACATAAAGAATGGGGTACTTTAGTATTCAACTACTCACGCAACGAAGTCCGCAATTTCTTAGTTGCCAATGCCCTGTTCTGGTTTGACAAGTACCACATTGACGGCATTCGCGTCGATGCTGTTGCCTCGATGCTCTATCTCGATTATTGCCGCAAAGAAGGCGAATGGCTGCCTAACCAGTACGGTGGTAGAGAAAACCTAGAAGCAGCTGATTTCTTGCGTCAGGTAAATCACATTATTTTTAGTTATTTTCCTGGCATTGTCTCCATTGCCGAAGAATCTACGTCATGGCCAATGGTTTCCTGGCCTACCTACACTGGCGGATTGGGCTTTAACTTAAAGTGGAATATGGGCTGGATGCACGACATGCTCGATTATTTCAGCATGGATCCTTGGTTCCGTCAGTTCCACCAAAACAACGTCACCTTTAGCATGTGGTATCACCACAGCGAAAACTTCATGTTGGCACTTTCTCACGATGAAGTCGTGCATGGCAAGAGCAATATCATCGGCAAAATGCCAGGGGATAGATGGCAGAAGTTCGCTAACGTGCGTTGTTTGTTTAGTTATATGTTTGCTCACCCAGGCAAGAAAACCATGTTTATGAGCATGGAGTTTGGGCAGTGGAGTGAGTGGAATGTTTGGGGCGATTTAGAATGGCATTTGTTACAGCATGAGCCGCACCAACAACTCAAAGAATTTTTCAAGGATCTAAACCATCTCTATCGCAATGAACCTGCTTTATACACTCTCGATTTTGCTCAGGAGGGCTTTGAGTGGATTGATTGTAGTGACAATCGCCATAGCGTAGTTTCCTTCATCCGCAGAGACAAAGACTCTGAAGATTTCGTTATCATCGTTTGCAACTTCACACCCCAACCCCATTCCCACTACCGCATCGGTGTGCCGGAACCAGGATTTTATACCGAGTTGTTTAATAGTGATGCGCGTCAGTATGGTGGCAGCAATATGGGTAATCTAGGCGGTAAATGGACGGATAATTGGTCAATGCACAACCGTTCCTATTCACTAGATTTGTGTTTGCCACCCTTGGGAGTGTTAATTCTCAAGTTGGATAGGAAGAAGACAGCAGAAGTGATGGAATCTTAA